From the Pseudomonas syringae KCTC 12500 genome, the window TGATCAATCACCGATAACGCAATGCTTCCAGCAACGGGGCAAGGTCGTTGACCGCCGCGTGGCCAATAATAGTGAATGACTACTCTGTGTCGGATCGCGCAGGCATTAGTATTTCTGCTTGAGCCTCGACCACATCAGCGATGCAAGCGAGCGGGATGCCATGAGCTGTTCCCCGGCTCGAACTGCAGAGGGCAGGGCATGCCACGGTATGCTCGCAGTTCGGTGGTGCTGCAAGTGCAGGTTGATGTGGTAGGGCCAGATGAACAATCGTCCCAGCCAGCCGACGCGCCAGGCGTAGGTCCAATCTCCCTGGCCGGGCGATTCGAGCTTTGATCGCGCTGTGCTTTAACGGTCTTTCAGCCTCGGCTGCACTGAATCCGCCAGTTGCGTCAGTATCAGGCAGCACGACACCGCGCCTGCATCCAGCACGCCGAGCGACCGTTCGCCGAGGCGGCTCGCCCGGCCTATCTTCGCGACCAGATCACGGGTGGAATCGCGCCCTTGTGATGCAGCGCTTTTCATTGTATCGAGCGCTGCACTGAATGATTCCCCCCGGGCGTGGGCCTGCTCGAAGGCTTCGACGGCCGGAATCAAGGTATCCATCAAGCATTTGTCGCCGACCCCGGCTTCGGTGATGTCCTGCAGTGAGGTGAGGCCGCCGCGAAGCAGACTGGCGAAGGCAGCGGCATCGATCTGCTCGCAGCCGCGTACCTGATCGGCCATGCCGATAAACAGGCTGCCGTACAGCGGGCCCATGGAGCCGCCGATGCCTTCCATCAGACTCAGGGTCAGCTCATCCAGCGCCTCGGCGAGGCTCAGCTGGCGGCCTTCGATGGTACGACCGCAGTGGGCGAAGCCCTTGGCCATGTTGATGCCATGGTCGCCGTCACCGATCGCGCCATCCACTTCGCTGAGGTATTCGCGATTGGCGACGATCACGCTCACCAGGTCGGCAACGATCGGAGTGCCCTGCTGCGCAGGGAGATACGTAGAAAAATGCTCGCTCATGGTTCACTCCGCCTGGGTCATGCCGATGGAACGGCAAGGGTGGTCGATCAGCTTTTTCAGCTCGGCGTCCAGGCCCAGCAGCGTCAGGGTTACCCCCATCATCTCCAGCGACGTAAAGTAATTGCCCACGTAGCAGCGATGGATTTTCAAGCCTCGGGCCTTGAGCAGGCGCTCCACTTCGGCGTAGAACACGTAGAGCTCCATCACCGGCGTTGCTCCGAGGCCTGAAACCAGCACGACTACGCTGTCGTCCACGCTGAAATCCCGATCGGCCAGAATCGGCGCCAGCATGCGTTCTGCCATGGCCGCCGCAGACTCGATGTCGATGACTTCGATACCCGGTTCGCCATGGTGGCCGATGCCCAGCTCCATTTTGCCGTCGGGGATCTGAAAGTTGGGCTTGCCGACCGCCGCGATGGTGCAGGGCGTCAGGCCGATACCGATGGATCGGCATTGATCCACGGCCTTCTGCGCGACGCGGATCACGCCGTCCAGATCGTAACCGTGTGCAGCCGCGGCGCCGCCGACCTTCCACATGAAAATTTCCCCGGCCACTCCGCGTCGCTTGGCGATATCGGATTTCGGTGCCGAGGCCACATCGTCGTTGGCCACCACCGTGCGCACTTGCAGGTCTTTGCTGGCGGCCATTTTCATCGCCAGCTTCACGTTCATGTTGTCGCCCGCGTAGTTGCCGTACAGGCAGGCGATGCCTGCACCGTGATCGGCCGCGCGGAAGGCGTCGAAAAAGCTCTTGGCCGTGGGCGAGGAAAAAATCTCGCCGACCGCTACTGCATCCACCAGCCCGGGACCGACATAACCAAGAAAGGCCGGTTCATGACCGGAACCGCCGCCGGTGACGATCCCTACGTGCCCTTGCTCTGAAGGGCGGGTTTTGCTGATGACCCGCGGGTTACCTTCACTTTGCGACAGTTCGGGGTGCGCTACCAGAATGCCGCGCAGCATGTCCTCGACCACCTGGTCCGGATCGTTTATCACTCGGTTCATAACGCGATTTCCTGTGTTCTTTTTATAAGGATCGGGCGGATCAGGGTTCCAGAACCACCTTCAATGATTTATCACCTCGCTCCATGACGGCAAACGCCTCCTTGAACTCCGCCAGGGGGAATTTGTGCGTGACGACGTCGCGCATGTCGATCTTGCGGTTGCCGATAAAGTCGATGGCGCGCGGGTACATGTAGGGACCAAGGTGAGAACCGAGCACGTCCAGCTCCTTGCGGTCACCGATGATCGACCAGTCCACTGTGGCCTCATCGTTGAATACGCTGAACTCCACAAAGCGTCCGAGTTTGCGCAGCATCGCCAGGCCCTGATTGACCGCCTTATGGTGTCCGGTGGCTTCTATATAGATGTCGCAACCGTAGCCGTCGGTTATCTCACGGATCTTCGCCAGCACATCGACCTCGGCCGGGTTCCACACCTCGTCGGCACCCATGCGCAGGGCGAGGGCGGCGCGCTCGGGCTTCATGTCGAGAACGATGAGTTTTTTCGGGTTACGCATGCGAACCGCGCCAATGATCCCGAGGCCCAGTGTGCCGGCCCCGGCGACGACCACAATGTCGTCGAAATCGACATCGGCCCGTTCGGCTGCGTGCAGCGAGCAGGCCAGCGGCTCGATGAGAATGGCTTCGTCCGCGGCAATCGAGTCGGGCACCTTGTGAATGATGCCTTCCTTGGTAAAAATCATGTACTGGGCCATGGCGCCCTGCACGTTGTTCTGGAAGCCGTAAAGGTCGTGCTTCTGGCACATCCAGTACTGTCCGTGGTTGCAGAAGCGGCAGCCCCAGCACGGCACGATCTGCTCGGAGATCACCCGGTCGCCGATCTGCACGCCACGCTTTTCGGCACCAGGGCCGAGCGCCACCACGCGACAGACGAATTCATGGCCGGGAATCATCGGTGGTTTGACGTAGCGAGGCTGCTCGGCATCGCCCCAGAACGAGGGCGCGCCGCGATAGGTCTTGATGTCGCCCATGCAGATGCCACACAGCTCGACCTTGGTGAGGATTTCGTCGGGGCCGGGAGTCGGCACATCCACGGTTTCCAGCCGGTAGTCTTCCGGACCGTGGCAGACCACGGCCTGCATGGTTTTCGGTATGACCGGTGAAAGTTGTTCGGCAGTGCGTTCGGTGACGGTGGACATGACGATGAACCTCACGACAGAAAAATGAATTACTGGATGCTGTAGCCGCCGTCGATCACTACGTTTTCGCCGGTGATCATGCTGGCTGCGTCGCTGAGCAGGTACAGGGCCAGCCCGGCTATTTCCTCCGGCTGAGCGAAGCGGCCTGCCGGGATCTGTGTTTTGGCCCGTTCTCCGACTTCGCCCGCCCAGGCCTTTTTGCCCAGCGCAGTCTCGACGATGGTGGGCGATATGGCGTTGACGTTGATGTGCGGTGCCCACTCCATGGCCAGTACTTTGGTCATGCCGACCACTGCGGCCTTGCTCGCGCAGTACGCGACGTGCCTGTCCAGGCCAATGACTGCGGCCTGCGAGGCAAGGTTGACGATGCGTCCGCTGCCTTGGCCGAGCATGTGTCGCGCGCAGGCCTGGGCGACGAAGAAACTGGCCTTGAGGTTGATCTCCAGCGTCGTGTCCCAGGCCTCTTCGCTGACGTCGACAGCCTTGTCCAGCACGGCAACCCCGGCACTGTTGATCAGGTAATCAATACGCTTGAAATGCTCGAAGACGCTGTCGATGGTGCTGTTGACCTGATCGACGCTGCGCAGGTCGACCGCAATACCAATGTGCCCGCTGCCCAGGCTGGCGGCAACCTCGGCCACTGCCGGGTCACGGTCCAGCAGTGCGACCCGCGCCCCGCGTGCGACCAGCAGGCTGGCACAGGCAAGGCCAATCCCGGCTGCTCCGCCGGTGATGACCGCACAACGGCCATTGAGATCGAACGCCTTGTTCCAGAATTCAGACATGAAGATGACTCCTGTAGCGCTGTTTTTTTGAAGATTCAAACACGTTAGCTTTTGATTCTGGCCGAAGGCCGTGGGAGCGAACTTGTTCGCGAAGAGGCCGGTATGACCGCCGAAAATGCGTCGTTTGAAATACTGTCTTCGCGAACAAGCGAAGCGTCGCCCGGTTCGCTCCCACGCCCTTCGGGCAGAAGCGGGAATCTCAGACCGCTTACTTGCCGCCGCTGACCTGTTTGTACAGTGCATCGGCGTTGGCATCGGTGACCGGCACCCAGGGCAGGATGTAGTTCTTGTCGGTGCCGTCGCCCCATTTGACGTCTTTGGCATAGCGCTCCCAGATCACCGACTGCGGCTTGTAATCCTTGCCGGCCAGGGTGCGAAGGGCGACATCGAGGGCGCCCTGCGATTGGGCCTGGGCGTCCTGCAGGAAGGTCGTGATTTCATTTTTCTTCGCCGCCTGGATGGCGTCAGGCATGCCGTCGATGGAGGTGATCGGCACATCGGCAGGCTTCAGGTTGCGTGATATCACCGCTTGCAGGGCACCGAGAGCCATGTCGTCGTTCTGCGAAATGATCCCGGAGATGCCGCCGTTCTGATGCGCGTTGAGCCAGTCTTCAGTCAGGGTCTGGGCTTCGGCCCGGGACCAATTGGCGGTCTTCTTCTCGATGATCTTGATGTCCGGGTGTTTGCTCAGGACTTCCAGTTCACCTTTTTCCCGATCAATTTGCGCCGACTGGCCAATCGGCCCCTGGATGATCACCACATTGCCTTTGCCCTTGAGTTTGTCGACCATGGCCTGTGCCTGCAGGCGACCACCCTCGACATCGTCGTTGCCGACGTAAGGCACCTTGTTGCCAGCAACCCGGGTGTTCGATGCGATGACCGGTATGTCGTTTTCCATCGCCCTGGCCACCGTGCCGACGCCGGCCTTGGTGTCGATGGGCACGAAAATGATCGCATCGTAGTGCTGAGTGATCATGGTCTCTATCTGATTGTTCTGGGTCAGCGCATCGTAGTTACCGTCGAACACGGTGATTTTCACGGTGCCGTCCTTGACCGCCGGATGCTCCTTGAGCTCTCGCACCCAGTTCTGCATGAACTGCCCCTTGAGGCCATACACCGCCGCGCCGATCTTGTAAGTCTTGCCATCGGCGGCCATGGAGATACTGCTGGCGAGCAGGGAGAACGCCGCGACAGCGGCCAGGGATGTACCGAATTTCATGATAAGAACCTCGTTATTGTTGTAGTCAGTCGTTCATGCCGGTTTAGCGTTTTTTCTTGCGCCACACATCAATCAACACTGCGAACACGATGATCAGGCCCTTGGCGACCTGCTGGTAATAGGAGGACACGCCGAGCAGGTTAAGGCCGTTGTTGATCACGCCGATCAGTAGCGCACCAAACAGCGTGCCGACAATGCTGCCGGTGCCTCCCGACAGACTGGTGCCGCCGATGACCACTGCTGCGATAGCGTCCAGTTCGTAGGACATGCCGGCCTGGGGCAGGGCGGAGGTGGTTCTGGCGGACAGCACTACGCCTGCCAGTCCGGCGAGCAGCCCGGAAACCACGTACACCGAAAACATCACCTTGCGTACGCCGATACCGGAGGTGCGTGCGCTCTTTTCGTTACCGCCGACGGCGTACACGTAACGGCCGTAGGTGGTGTAGCGCAGGACCATCCAGAAAATCAGCGCAACCACCGCGAAGATAATGATCGGCACACCAATCGGGCCGATCCGGCCGATACCCAACGCCAGGTATTCTTCGGGCAGGTCAGTCACCGGGCTGCCGTCGTTGAGGATGAAGGTCATGCCGCGGGCGATGCTGAGCATGCCCAGGGTGGCGACGAACGGTGGAATCGAAAGATTGGCGACCATGAAGCCATTGACCACGCCGAGCATGGCACCGGCAAACATGCCTGCGCTGACTGCCGCCAGCAGGCCATAGCCCTGTGTCGCCACCAGTGCGCTGCACAATCCGGCGAACGCCAGAATCGAGCCGACGGAAAGGTCGATGCCCTTGGTCAGGATCACGTAGGTCATGCCGACCGCGAGAATGCCGTTGATCGAGGTCTGGCGCAGGATGTCCATCCAGTTGCGCCAGGTCATGAAATATTCGCTGGCAAAAGCCAGTACCAGGCACAACAGAATGAACACCAGCGGCAGGCCGAAACGGTCGAGAGACAGACGCAGGCGGCTGCGTGGAGACGTGGAGGCTGGTGCGATGATGGTTTTGGCATTCATGAGGCAAGACTCAACAGGACTTCCTGGGAAAGATCGGCATCGCTGCTGATGGTCACCAGCTTGCCACCTTTGAACACGGCGATTCGGTCACTGAGGCGCAGCAGCTCCGGCGCCTCCGAAGAGACCACGATGGCAGCCCCGCCAGCGCGTACGAACTGATCCAGCAGGTGATAGATTTCCTGCTTGGCACCCTCGTCGATGCCCCGGGTCGGCTCGTCGCAGAGCAGGCACACCGGTTCGGTGGAGAGGCATTTGGCGAGGACGACCTTCTGTTGGTTGCCGCCGCTCATCGACGCGACGGTCAGATCCAGCGACGTCGTCTTGATCTGCAGGCGCTTGACCATGTCTTCGGCCAGCCTGTGCTCCTTGCGGGCATCGATCAGCGACCAGTTCGACAGCCGGCGGTAAGCCGACAGCGCGATGTTGGACAGGATGCTGCCACTGAGCACCAGACCGCTGTCCTTGCGGTCTTCGGTGACCAGTGAAACGCCCGCGCGAATGGTCGCCTTGGGCATACCGACCGGCAGTGGCTTGCCTTGCAGGGTCACGCTGCCGGCGTCCGGTGTGGTCAGGCCATAGAGACAATTGAGGAACTCGCTGCGACCCGAGCCCATCAGCCCATAAATGCCGAGAATTTCGCCGTGACGCACGTGCAGGCTGATGTCTTCGAACTCGCCGTTGCGGCTCAGGCCCTCGACCTTCAGGCAGCACTCGGCTGCGCATTCGCGGCCGACCTTGTGATCGATACGCGCCAACTCCTGACCGACAATACCGCGCACAAGGTGTGCCCGGTCGATATCGGCCATGCGTCCGCTTTCGACAAAGGCGCCGTCGCGAAAGATGCTGTAATCGTCGGCAATCTGTGCCAGCTCGCTGAGGCGGTGGGAAACATAGATGATGCCCGCGCCCCGGGCGGCAAGCCGGCGGATGGCCTTGAACAGGATTTGCGCCTCACGCTCGCCAATGGCCGAGGTGGGCTCGTCCATGATCATCACTGAGCAGTCATGGCTGAAGGCCTTGGCAATTTCCACCAGTTGTATCTGCGCCACACTCAGCAAATGCATGGGGCTGGTGGCGTCGACGTCGAATTCCAGCTCGTCCAGCAGTGCGCGGGTGCGTCGGTTCAGTTCCTTGCTGTCAACAATGCACCCGGCCCGACGTGGCTCGCGGCCCAGCCAGATGTTCTCGGCGACGGTCATGAAGGGGATGGGTTCCAGCTCTTGGGTGATCATCGCAATCCCGGCTGCCAGAGCATCGCCGGGACGATTGAACTGCACCGGCTCGCCGTTGAGCAGGATGGTCCCGGCATCACGTTGGGTGATGCCCATCAGAATGCTCAGAAAAGTGGACTTGCCGGCGCCATTGCCGCCGCACAGGGCGTGCACGCTTCCGGCTCGCAATGAGAGACGCCCGTCACGCAGGGCGGGGATGCCAGCGTAAGCCTTGGTGACGTGTTCAGCCTGGAGCAGTAATGGCATGGCCATTGGCGTGTCCTCGTGCTGTGAATTCTTATTAGGTGCTGATGCGTTGCTCAGTGAGCATATGTGTACCAAATGAAATTCTGATCAGTCAATCTGTTTCATATAAAAGTTTTGAAGTGCCGCCTGAGAGGCAGTGCTGCGGCGATTAGGAGCTTTTATTGAGTGTTCGCTGGAAAACTTGCTTGACAGAACAGAGCTAATGTTCGAGAAATGGCTGATTGGAATTTCACCGATTGAACATTTGGTCAGATGATAAGACCTCGGCAGCGGAGCCTGATGCCATGAACACACCTTTCGCGGTGGCTATCGGATGTGATGAAGCGGGTTATGAACTCAAGGAATTGTTGAAGCGCCATATCGAGTCGCTGGGTTATCCGGTGACCGATTTCGGTACTCATTCCACGGCCCCGGTGCTTTACCCGGACATCGCCCTGGCCGTGGCCACAGCCATCAACGCCGGGCAGCAGCGGCTTGGCGTGCTGGTCTGTGGGACCGGAATAGGCATGGCCATCTCCGCCAACAAGGTCTTCGGCATTCGTGCGGCCCAGGCTCACGACACCTATTCGGCAGAGCGAGCGCGCAAGAGCAACGATGCGCAAATTCTTTCTATCGGTGCACGGGTGATCGGCACGGAACTGGCGAAAAGCATCGTCAAATCGTTTCTGGAGTCTGAGTTCGAAGCCGCGCGCTCCGGCGCCAAGGTCGAACGCATCAATGCGATAGAGCGTGACGGACATCAATAGTCAGTGGACGGGACAGGGCGGGAGTAGGGAGAATGTGCCTTTGACGCCGAAACGGAAGCCCGTTCACATGAGTGACAGTACCCAGCGCATGGCCAGCGACATCGACCTGATGACTGAAGTCGCTATGCTCTATTACCTTGAGAACGTCACTCAGGAGGCCATCGCCAAACGCTTTGACCTGTCGCGCGCAAAAGTCAGCCGACTGCTCAAACGCGCACGTGATGAAGGGATTGTCGAAGTACGGGTGCTGCAGCACCCGGCGATGAACAACGAGCTGGAACTGGCGCTGGTCGAGCGCTTTCAACTGGACAGGGCGTTGATTGCAGTCGACCACAGCGACCCGGACACCCAGCGCTCGGCGGTCGCCAGCCTGGTTGCCAATTACCTGAACAAGACCCTCGGCGACGGCATGATCGTCGCGGTAGGCATGGGCCGCAATGTGGGTGCGGTTGCGGACAACGTCTTCCTGCCGGTGACGCGCAACTGCACATTTGTCTGTGCCATCGGCGGTTCGCTCAAGGCGGGCGAGTACATGAACCCCGACCACATCTGCCGCCGTCTGGCGCTGCGCTTCGGTGGCGAAAGCGAGAGCCTGTACGCCCCGGCGCTGGTCGCCAACCCCGAACTGCGCAGTGTTCTGATCAGCAACGACACCGTGCGCTCGACGCTTGACCGTGCGCGGCGTGCCGACATGGCGCTGATCGGTATCGGTGACATGAGCGAGAACAGCAATATGGTGCGCATGGGCTGGTTCTCCCCGCAGGAAATCGCCCAGGCCAGGCTGTCCGGCACGGTGGGCGACATGATGGGCTATGACTTCATCGACATTCATGGCAAGCCTGCGGTGAATGCCATACAGGGCCGGGTGATCGGCCTGACCGTGCAGGAATTGTTTCGTATCCCGGATGTAGTGGCCATCGCCAGTGAAAACACCAAGGCCGCCGCCACGCTGGGTGCCTTGCGCTCAGGCGTGATCAACACCCTGGCAACCACCGTCACCAACGCCCATACCATCCTTGCCCTGGATGACGCGACACGCAAAAACTGACACTACGGGCGAAATCCGTGGTCGAAAGCGTCGCTGCGCAAGATCGGATAACAATAAAGGGCAAGGAAGATGATTCTCAAAGTGACCGGTATCGTCATCGCGATACTCAGCCTCATTCTGCTGTTCATGGGTGCGCAACTGGTGGCTGCCGGCGGTTCACCGGCCTACTCGGTGATTGCCCTGGGTTTGCTGGCCACAGCAACCCTGGTATTCCTGAAAAGGAAATCGGCACTTACCCTGTATGCCTTGATGATGTGGGCGATCCTGATCTGGATCATCTACGAAGCCGGCCTCGACAGATGGCAGTGGATCCCTCGCGGCGATCTGTTTGCACTGATTGGCCTGTGGCTGGCCATGCCTTGGGTAGTGCGGCCGCTTTATCAGGCTTGCTCGAGTAGCGATAAGCGTCGTTTTCATCCGTTGCTGGGCGGTACGCTTGGCGCAATGCTGCTGATCGTGATTGCGCTGATGTTTCACGATCCGTACCCGCAGCAGGGGTGGATCGACAACGTGGCGACCACCCGCAGCGCCGAGTCGGCAGGCCGTGACTGGGCTGCATATGGCGGTAGCAACGCGGGCCAGCGCTTCTCCAGCCTCGATCAGATCAACCCGGACAACGTCGGCAAGCTGTCAGTCGCTTGGGAATACCACACCGGCGACCTGCGTGATGAGGACAAGGACGCTGGCGAGTACACCTTTGAAGCGACGCCCCTCAAGATCAACGACCGGGTGTACGTGTGCACGCCTCATAACGAAGTGCATGCACTGAACCCGCAGACCGGGCAACTGGCCTGGAAATACACCCCCGAAAAAAAACGCTCGTACCTGCAACAGCATCAGACCTGCCGTGGCGTCAGCTATTATTCCGCGGCCTCCAGCTCGACGGGTCAGCCACAACAGCCGGCTCAGTGTGCCAAACGCATCATCACCGCGACTGCAGACGCCAGACTGGTAGCGCTTGATGCCGACACCGGCAACCTGTGCAGCGACTTCGGCAGCGGCGGGGTGATCGACTTGAGCGTCAACATGGGCACCATCCGCCCGCACGCGCTGATGCAGACCTCCGCGCCACTGATTGCCGGTGAACTGATCGTGATCGGCAGCTCGATCATGGATAACGGCTATAACGATGGCAACCCGTCGGGTGTGATTCGCGCCTACGACGTCATCGCCGGCCGGCTGGTATGGAACTTCGATCCGCAAAACCCGGACAACACGCAACCCATAGCGGCTGACCAGAACTATCCGCAAGATACGCCGGTCGCTTGGGCAACCCTGAGCGCCGATGTTAAAAACGGTCTGGTGTACGTCCCGTTTGGCAACGCTTCGCCCGACGAAAACGGCACCCGGCGTAACCCCGACAGCAACACCGAGCAGTTTCGCGATGCGCTGGTGGCACTCGACCTGAAGACCGGCGCGCTACGCTGGAAATTCCAGACCTCGAACAATGACCTCTGGGATCGCGACAACCCCTCGCAGCCCTCACTGCTGGATCTGGGAAAGGACGGCAACCGCCAGCCTGCCGTGGTATTGCCGACCAAGGTCGGCAACATTTTCGTGCTTAACCGACTGACGGGGGAGCCGATCGTGCCTGTCGATCAGGTCAGTGTGCGCACCGATGGCGGTGTCGAAGGCGAGCGCTTTGCACCCACCCAGCCGGTCTCGCGACTTAACTTCATCCCGCCGGTGTTGACCGAGAAGTCCATGTGGGGCGTTACGCCGTTTGACCAGATGGCTTGCCGGATCGCTTACAACACACTTCGTTATGACGGTAACCCCTGGACACCGGCCACCGAGTCAGGCTCGCTGATCTATCCCGGCAATATAGGCGTGTTCAACTGGGGTTCGGTGGCCGTGGACCCTGACCGCCAATTGCTGATCGCCGCACCGGTGCGCCTGGCGTATGTCTACAACCTGATCAAGCGCCCCGCGCAGGCCCAGGAAAAACGCCTGTTCACTCAGGAGGGCAAGCCCTACTGGAACGAGAACTTCGACGGTGACTCCGCCATTCGTATTTCCAGATTCGCCTCAAGCCTTGCCATCCCGTGCACAGCGCCACCGTGGGGGACCATGGCCGGGGTCGACCTGACAACTGGCAAGACCCAATGGATGCGTCGGGTCGGCACCACCAAAAACCTCAAAACCAGCTTCATGCAGGGACGTTTCCCGGTTGGCTTTCCCATGGGCATGGTCGCCCATGGCGGTCCGATGGTGACGGCAGGCGGACTGGCCTTTCACGGCGCGACGGCGGATAACTTTTTCCGCGCCTACGACGTCAATAGCGGCAAAGTGCTCTGGGAATACGAGTTACCCGCGGGTGGCCAATCGATTCCTTCGACGTATACCGGCAACGACGGCAAACAGTACGTGGTCATCGCTGCTGGCGGTCACGGATCGCTTGGTACGACGCTGGGCGACAGCGTGATTGCCTTCCGGGTTGATTGAAAACAGGAGCGTCTGTGCGAAAGGGCCTTTAGTGGCCCTTTTTTCCGGGTGCGTATCGCTGCAGTTCATTCACCAGGGCATACGCGCTTCAATCACCTGCCATCCAGCGTGCCAGGCCATGTCGTCCGCTGACGCCCAGTTTGGCGGTAGCGCGCTTGAGGTAGGTCTCCACCGAACTGTTCTTGACCTTGAGGCGCTGCGCCATTTCAGCCACGGTGCCACCGGTCAGCAAGCCCAGGCAGACTTCCTGCTCGCGTGCTGAAAGTGTGACCGAGTCCTGTGCAAGCCTGCCAGTGAATGCCTGATCCAGCGAGCCAGGCTCAGGTTCGACGCGGGTGG encodes:
- a CDS encoding glucose/quinate/shikimate family membrane-bound PQQ-dependent dehydrogenase — translated: MILKVTGIVIAILSLILLFMGAQLVAAGGSPAYSVIALGLLATATLVFLKRKSALTLYALMMWAILIWIIYEAGLDRWQWIPRGDLFALIGLWLAMPWVVRPLYQACSSSDKRRFHPLLGGTLGAMLLIVIALMFHDPYPQQGWIDNVATTRSAESAGRDWAAYGGSNAGQRFSSLDQINPDNVGKLSVAWEYHTGDLRDEDKDAGEYTFEATPLKINDRVYVCTPHNEVHALNPQTGQLAWKYTPEKKRSYLQQHQTCRGVSYYSAASSSTGQPQQPAQCAKRIITATADARLVALDADTGNLCSDFGSGGVIDLSVNMGTIRPHALMQTSAPLIAGELIVIGSSIMDNGYNDGNPSGVIRAYDVIAGRLVWNFDPQNPDNTQPIAADQNYPQDTPVAWATLSADVKNGLVYVPFGNASPDENGTRRNPDSNTEQFRDALVALDLKTGALRWKFQTSNNDLWDRDNPSQPSLLDLGKDGNRQPAVVLPTKVGNIFVLNRLTGEPIVPVDQVSVRTDGGVEGERFAPTQPVSRLNFIPPVLTEKSMWGVTPFDQMACRIAYNTLRYDGNPWTPATESGSLIYPGNIGVFNWGSVAVDPDRQLLIAAPVRLAYVYNLIKRPAQAQEKRLFTQEGKPYWNENFDGDSAIRISRFASSLAIPCTAPPWGTMAGVDLTTGKTQWMRRVGTTKNLKTSFMQGRFPVGFPMGMVAHGGPMVTAGGLAFHGATADNFFRAYDVNSGKVLWEYELPAGGQSIPSTYTGNDGKQYVVIAAGGHGSLGTTLGDSVIAFRVD